The Magnetococcales bacterium DNA window GTTCTTCCATGGCTTTTTCGCCAATCCGACCCAGCAATTCCAGCAAACGCACCTTGCCAAAACCTCGACGCACTGCGCTGCCCACCTGATCGATCAACCCATCGGAACTCATATAATAACGCATACCCGGAGTCACCTCCACATCCACCTGGGCGAACTCCTGGGCAAACGGCACCCGACGATAACCAATGCCCTTCTTGTCCCCCTTCACCTCGAAAGGCGCGCCGCCCACCGGACAGACAAACAGGGAAAACCGGGCACCGGCATACTGCAAACGGGTCTGACCTCGGGTCAGGTAACACAGCCCCAGCTCCATACCATCATCCGACTCGCCCAAAGCGGTATCCTGTTTCAAGGTGATCTGCACCAACTGGTGGGTTCGGGACAACAGTCGACCCAATTCACCGGGGGGAATCTCGCTGCACGCCCGATCAAAGGCACCGGTGACGATCAGGGTCATGAAGGCTCCGGGAACGCCATGGCCGGTGCAATCCCCCAGGGCGAACAGCACGCCGTCGCCCCAAGGGCGGCACCAGTAGATGTCCCCCCCTACCATGTCCCGGGGATCCCAGAAAATGAAATGATCCTCGAAGATCCGGATCAGAATCTCCGGATTGGGCAGAATCGAACGCTGAATGTTGCTGGCGTAAAGAATGCTCTCCTCGATCACCCCGAAGGCTTCAGCCAGACTGTCCCGGGTTTTTTCCAGCTCCGCATGGGTGATGCGCAACTCGCCGAAAGCCCGATCCACCTCTTCCTTGGCCTGACGCAAAATCTCGGCGCGCTTGCGGGTCTCCTTGAAATGCTGACGCATCACCAGCAGATTGCGCAACCGGGTGACGAACTCCACATTATCGATGGGCTTGTTGAGAAAGTCGGTGGCCCCTTCCTGCAACGCCATGTAACGCACGGTCTGGGCATCCGAACCCGTCACCATGACAATGGGAATCTCCCCCCGATCCGGCAGGGCGCGGAAGGCTTCGATGAAACCCAACCCATTCATCACCGGCATGATGTAATCGACAATCACCAGATCCGCCTCCTCCCCGGCGCACCACGCCAACGCCTGGAGAGGATCGGTGAAAGGGATCGGTTCACAGCCGTCCACGGTCTGAATCAGACGCGCCAGCAGGGTCAGGACACTGCGGCTATCGTCGATCACCACGATACGGAAAATTTCATCACTCATGTCCGCTTCAGCCGCATCGTTTCAGCACCTCCCCGGCGATCCGGTCGAGGGGAAAAACCGCCTGGGCCGCGCCACGACTGATCGCCTCTTTGGGCATGCCGAACACCACGCAGGTGGACTCATCCTCGGCGATGGTGAAGGCGCCGGACTGACGCATCTCCAACATGCCCTGGGCGCCGTCATCCCCCATGCCGGTCAGGATCACCCCCACCGCATTGGCGCCGGCCACCCGCGCCGCCGAACGGAACAAAACATCCACCGACGGACGATGACGGGAGACCAAAGGCCCTTCCCGCACCTCGACCCGATAGCGGGCACCGCTGCGATGCAGCAACATATGCTCATTGCCCGGAGCGATCAGCACCCGACCATTCATCACCCAATCCCCGTCTTCGGCCTCCTTGACCTCCACGCGGCACAACGAATCCAAACGCCTGGCGAAACTGGCGGTGAACGACTCCGGCATATGCTGCACCACCACCACACCCGGCGCGTCGGCGGGCAGATCCTCCAGCACCACCCGCAACGCCTCGGTTCCACCCGTCGAAGCCCCGATGCAGATGATTTTCTCGGTATTGGCCCGCACCGGACGTTCCGATGGAGGAGGCAGCATCACATCGGCGCTCAACTTGGGCTGCACCTGATAGGACGGACGCACCCGACGGGGCAAAACCTTGGCCACCGCCGCCGCCTTCACCGCCTCGCAGATGCGCACCCGATAATCCAGCAGATATTGACGGGAGCCGAGTTTGGGTTTGAGGATCGCCTCGATGGCGCCGGCGTCCAGGGCGTCCATCAGGGCCTGGGAGCCTTCCGAGACCAGCGAGGAACACATCACCACCGGCAAGGGACGCTGGGCCATCAACTTGCGCAAAAACGCGATGCCATCCATGCGGGGCATTTCGATGTCCAGGGTGATGACATCCGGGACTTCATTCTGAATGATCGCCGCCGCCGCGTAAGGATCCGCCGCCGCCCCCATGACCACGATATCCGGATCCGAATTGAGAATCTCGGTCAAAGTCACCCGCACACTGGCCGAATCATCGACGATCAGTACCCGAATCTTTTTGCCAGCCGGTCTCGACTCCATCACATCAACCCGTCCAGATAGGCGAATTCATCATGGGTGAAAAGCCGTTCCATGTCGAAAATGATCACGAAACCGTTACGCCAGCGACCAATGGCGCGGATGTACTCGGATTTCCAGGCCACTCCGACATCCGGGGCGGATTCCAGGTCCACGGTGACCAGTTCCGCCACGTCAAACACCCGGTCGCACTGCAAGCCCAGCATGATGCGCCGCTCCCGGACCAGAAATTCCAGCACCAGAATGCGACTGGCCTGGGTGGCCTGTCCCTGCGGGAATCCCAGCTTGCGCCGCAAATCGATCACCGGAACCGTCAATCCCCGCACATCGATGATCCCCAACAAATAAGGCGGGGCATGGGGCAGACGGGCAATGGGCTGACAATCGAGAATCTCCCGCACCAACGTCACGCTCACCGCGAACACATCCTGATCGATGCCCAAGGTGACATAACTGTGCGTCGGGACATCCTGGCCAGCGGCTTTCATGGGCCTTTCCCCACGGGGAGAACCCGGTGGTCGGACTCAGTATTTCTGGAAATGTTCATCGTCATCGTCGAGATCCAACGTATACCCCTTGGATTTGCCACCCCCCGATGACAACAATTTACGCCCACTCTCCTTGCCCGCGCCTCTCCGACCACTCGTGCGCCCCGGAGCGGGCAAGGCCCTTTCGGGTCGATGCATCCAACCTGTCGGGATCGCGGCGGGAACCCGGCTGCTATCGTCCAAATGAAAATAGGAGATGGTGTGTTGCAACTGTTCCGCCTGCCCGGTCAACTCCTCCGAGGTGGTGGACATCTGTTCGGCGGCGGCGGCATTCATCTGGATCACCTTGTCCAACTGCTGAATGGCGCTGTTGATCTGGGAGGCTCCGATATCCTGCTCGCGACAGGCCGAGGAGATCTCCTCCACCAACGCGGCGGTTTTCTTGATGTCCGGCACCAGACGGGTGAGCATGTCGCCGGCGGCCTGAGCCACCTTGAGGGTGTTGGTGGACAAGGCACCGATTTCGGCGGCGGCGGTCTGGCTGCGTTCGGCCAGTTTGCGCACCTCGCTGGCCACCACCGCGAAGCCCTTGCCGTGTTCTCCGGCGCGGGCCGCCTCCACGGCGGCGTTGAGGGCCAACAGATCGGTCTGACGGGCAATCTCTTGCACGATGGTGATCTTTTCGGCAATGGTCTGCATGGCCGACACCGCCTTGGCGACCGCCTCACCGCTCTGCTGGGCGCTTTCGGAGGCCTTGGCGGCGATACGCTCGGTCTGACCGGCGTTTTCGGCGTTCTGTTTGATGTTGGAGGCCATCTGTTCCATGGACGAGGAAGCCTCCTCCGCCGAAGCCGCCTGTTCGCTGGCCCCCTGGCTCAACTGCTCGGAACTGGCCGCCAACTGCTGGCTGCCCATGGAGACCGCGCTGGAAGCGGTGAAAGCGTCGGTGACCACGGTGCGCAACCGCTCCACCATGGTTTCCAGGGCGATGCCCAACACATCCTGCTCGGACAAACGGCTGGGCTTGACGGTCAGGTTGCCCTTGGCAATCTCGTCGGCCAGACCGGCGGTCACCTTGAGATTGGCCGACATGAGGTTGAGGGCGGTCACCAGATCCCGCATTTCGTCGTTGGTGGTGGCGGCGATATTGCTGGACAGATCCCCTTTGGCCACGGCGTTGGCCAGATCCACAGCCCGACGCAGATTGGTACTGATGGTCGAAGAGATCCAGGAACCCACCAAAATGGAGATGATCAGCGCGACAATCAGCAGCATAATCATGACCACACGGGCACTTTGATAGCTCTCCTCCGCATCCATCTCCACGGTTTTGCCATCTTCCCGCACCTGAGCGATCAACTCGTTCAAGCTGTTTTCCGCCGCCACCCGAGACGTTTGGCCCTCACCACTGAGCAACATAAAGGCTTTGATGTCGCTGTTGATGGCACCAATGATACGCACCTGCTCGGCAATCTGATCAAACTTGCGGTAATTGTCCGCCATGCTGTCATACAAATGGGACTGGTCTCCCTTGAGCAACACACGCAATTCGGGGAGATGTTGCCGGATCTCCTCACGCCACCCATCGACATCCCGCACCTGTTTGGCGATATCCTGTTCGCTGTCAAGCAGAATGATATTTTTCTCCGCCCGATGAATCATCAACACATTGGCAAGAATACGACTGGCCAGAACCAACTCCTGACCGGAGGATGCGCTTTTGGGATCTGCTTTCAAGGAAAGAATCGCATTCAGGGAGGCGACCACCGCATCCGCCGCCTTGCGTCCCTCACCCATCGACATGTTGCGGGCCTTGTTGTTGCTGTTCTGCAGGCTCATTTTCCGCACCTGCTCGGACACCTCGATATATTTTTTCCAGGTTGTCACGAACATATCCAGCTTGGGACGGGTTTTTTCGTTCAACAGCGGGGGAAGCTTGTGAATGTATTCCTCGATCTCCAGATTGATTTTCTTCATCTGTTCGACGAAATCGGCCTTGGACTCGTCCGTGGGGGCAATGATGATATCCCGTTCCCGTCGGGAGTATTGAGAAGAGCGCAACAGCAATTGGTTGACATGGGATCGGGCCACGGATTGCACGCTGACCAGTTCATGGGTCGCATGATTGAGATTGCCAAGACGCCACAGCCCCACCCCGGCAATGGCGGCCGCCATCAGAATCAATACCAGAAACGCCATAGCCAATTTGAACTTGATCAGAACACGCATCAGGTTACCCTCATCCTCGTTCGTTTTAACGTTGCATCCTTCGTCGGATCAATCCGAGGCGAAGACCCGCTCCAAATCCAGAACCATCACAAACCGACCCTGACGCCGCCCTACGGCGCGAATGAACTCCGATCGACAACGCATGCCGATACGCGGGATCTCCTCGGACATCACCAACTCGAACTCCGCGACCTCATGCACCTTGTCGGCCCGCAAGGCCACCAGAGTCTCTTCTCCGTCGATCTCTTGCTCAATGACCACAAAGCGGCTGTCCGGAGTGGTGATGGCACCGGTCAGACCGATTTTCATGCCCAGATCCATCAAGGGCACAACCCGACCCCGCACATTGATCAGGCCGTTGACAAACGGACGGGCCGTGGGCACTCCGGTGACCGGCAACAGATCGAGAATATCGCACACCACATGCACCGGAATGGCGAACAGATCCCCGGCCACCCCGATGATCAAGCTTTTGAGACTATCGGACGAGGGTTTCATGACCCACTCTCCTACCCGACGGATGCAACGCCTCGCGCAAGCGCTCCTCCCGGTGCTGTCCGAACTCGATCAGGTGATCGATCTCCAGAATCAAGGCCACCCGACCATCCCCCAGGATGGTGGCTCCGGAAAAGGATTTCACGTCGGCATGGACGCGACTCAACGATTTGATCACGGTCTGATGGTCCCCCAGAATCTGATCCACCACCAAACCGACCCGCCGCTTGCCCACCACCACGATCACCACCTTTTCATGGGGAGGGGGTTCCCCCATCACCGCGAACAGGTCCCGCAAGTGCAGAAAAGGCACCAGCTCATCGCGAATAAAGAGAAAATTGTTTCCATCCCCCCCGGCATGCTCCACCATGGCATCCGCCAGTTCCACGATGGCGTCCACATTGGACAAGGGTACGATATAGCGCTCCTCCCCCACCTTGAGCAGCAGGCCATCGATGATGGCCAGGGTCAACGGCAGACGCAACACCACGCGGCATCCCTCGCCGGACTGGCTGAACACTTCCACACTGCCACGCAGGGCGTCGATGCTTTTTTTCACCACATCCATGCCCACGCCGCGACCGGAGATCCCGGTCACCGCCTGAGCCGTGGAAAAACCGGGATGAAAAATCAACTGGGCCAGATCCCCATCGGAGATGTCGCTGCCGGGAGCCAGCAGACCACGCTCCTCGGCCTTGGCCCGAATGCGGTTCAGGTTCAACCCTTTGCCATCGTCATCCACGGTGATCAGCACCTGTCCACCCACATGGGTGGCGGTCAGAAGCAGGGTGCCCTCTGGGGATTTTCCCGCGGCCAGCCGCGCTTCGGAAGACTCGATGCCGTGATCCATGGCGTTGCGGATCAGATGCACCAGGGGATCGTTCAGGCTTTCGACCATAGTTTTGTCGAGTTCCGTCTCCTCCCCCCGGGTATCCAGACGTACCTGTTTTCCCAGTTCCCGGGAGAGATCCCGCACCACTCGGCGAAACCGGCTGAACAACGAGCCGATGGGCACCATGCGAATGCCCTTGGTGGTCTCGCGCAACTCCGAGACCAGGCGCCCCATCTCCTCCACCACGGCCCGCAACGAAACAACCGACAACTCCTCGGTACTGGAATGGGCGATCTGTTTGAGACGGGATTGCACGATCACCAGTTCGCCCACCTGATTCATCAAGCCGTTGATGCGGTCGGAGTTGACCTTGACCACACTTTCGATAGTCGGCTTGCCAGCGGGGGAGGAGACGGCTGGAACGGGTTGCACCGGCAGGGACGCGGCAGGCCGGGAATCCACCATCGAAGAATCCACCGACTGGACCACCGGCTCAACGGACCCCATTTCCGGCTTCGGAGGGGCCGGATCCGGCGTGGCCGACAAGGGTTCGATGTGGAGCCGGGTTTCGTTGCGGATGAACAAAAAGACATCCTCGATGGCCTCCACCGGTTGGCCGGTGACGAGTTCAAGCTCCCAGCGCAGGTAACACCGATCCGGATCCAAGGCATCCAGACCCGGCACATCCGAAGCGTCGCAACGGACCTTGCCGGTGCCCATCTCCAGCATTTCACGAATCATCGTGACCGGATTGGACCCCAGAACAAAAGCGTTCTCCGGCAGGATGAACCGGATGCGATACCCGTTGGAGAGCACGGGTGGCGGCGGAGGTTTGGGAGCGGCGGCCCTGGGCTCAGGGGGGGGAACCCGTCTGGGCGCCGCATCTCCCTGGCCACGCACCACCCGGTCGAGATGGGCCAGAATGGCATCACCCGCTCCGGCGGACACCTGACCCGGGGCGTCGATCAGCAAACGCATGTAGTCCCTGGCTTCCAGGGTGACGCCCACCAGGGCGGGAGTGACAGGCACCTCCCCATTGCGCACCCGGTCGAAGACCGTTTCCACATGATGGGTGAATTTGGCCAACGCCTCGAAACCGAACATCGCCCCGGAACCCTTGATGGTGTGCAAGGCGCGGAAAGCCGAGGCAATGGTCTCCTTGTCTTCCGGAGCGGTTTCCAGGTCCAGCAGGGCGGTTTCGAGCTGAATGAACAGCTCGTCGGCCTCCTG harbors:
- a CDS encoding response regulator, yielding MSDEIFRIVVIDDSRSVLTLLARLIQTVDGCEPIPFTDPLQALAWCAGEEADLVIVDYIMPVMNGLGFIEAFRALPDRGEIPIVMVTGSDAQTVRYMALQEGATDFLNKPIDNVEFVTRLRNLLVMRQHFKETRKRAEILRQAKEEVDRAFGELRITHAELEKTRDSLAEAFGVIEESILYASNIQRSILPNPEILIRIFEDHFIFWDPRDMVGGDIYWCRPWGDGVLFALGDCTGHGVPGAFMTLIVTGAFDRACSEIPPGELGRLLSRTHQLVQITLKQDTALGESDDGMELGLCYLTRGQTRLQYAGARFSLFVCPVGGAPFEVKGDKKGIGYRRVPFAQEFAQVDVEVTPGMRYYMSSDGLIDQVGSAVRRGFGKVRLLELLGRIGEKAMEEQKAMIRKHLLEHQGEESRRDDVSVVGFRLRMDPMGCETDAIRGEA
- a CDS encoding chemotaxis response regulator protein-glutamate methylesterase; the encoded protein is MESRPAGKKIRVLIVDDSASVRVTLTEILNSDPDIVVMGAAADPYAAAAIIQNEVPDVITLDIEMPRMDGIAFLRKLMAQRPLPVVMCSSLVSEGSQALMDALDAGAIEAILKPKLGSRQYLLDYRVRICEAVKAAAVAKVLPRRVRPSYQVQPKLSADVMLPPPSERPVRANTEKIICIGASTGGTEALRVVLEDLPADAPGVVVVQHMPESFTASFARRLDSLCRVEVKEAEDGDWVMNGRVLIAPGNEHMLLHRSGARYRVEVREGPLVSRHRPSVDVLFRSAARVAGANAVGVILTGMGDDGAQGMLEMRQSGAFTIAEDESTCVVFGMPKEAISRGAAQAVFPLDRIAGEVLKRCG
- a CDS encoding purine-binding chemotaxis protein CheW → MKAAGQDVPTHSYVTLGIDQDVFAVSVTLVREILDCQPIARLPHAPPYLLGIIDVRGLTVPVIDLRRKLGFPQGQATQASRILVLEFLVRERRIMLGLQCDRVFDVAELVTVDLESAPDVGVAWKSEYIRAIGRWRNGFVIIFDMERLFTHDEFAYLDGLM
- a CDS encoding MCP four helix bundle domain-containing protein → MRVLIKFKLAMAFLVLILMAAAIAGVGLWRLGNLNHATHELVSVQSVARSHVNQLLLRSSQYSRRERDIIIAPTDESKADFVEQMKKINLEIEEYIHKLPPLLNEKTRPKLDMFVTTWKKYIEVSEQVRKMSLQNSNNKARNMSMGEGRKAADAVVASLNAILSLKADPKSASSGQELVLASRILANVLMIHRAEKNIILLDSEQDIAKQVRDVDGWREEIRQHLPELRVLLKGDQSHLYDSMADNYRKFDQIAEQVRIIGAINSDIKAFMLLSGEGQTSRVAAENSLNELIAQVREDGKTVEMDAEESYQSARVVMIMLLIVALIISILVGSWISSTISTNLRRAVDLANAVAKGDLSSNIAATTNDEMRDLVTALNLMSANLKVTAGLADEIAKGNLTVKPSRLSEQDVLGIALETMVERLRTVVTDAFTASSAVSMGSQQLAASSEQLSQGASEQAASAEEASSSMEQMASNIKQNAENAGQTERIAAKASESAQQSGEAVAKAVSAMQTIAEKITIVQEIARQTDLLALNAAVEAARAGEHGKGFAVVASEVRKLAERSQTAAAEIGALSTNTLKVAQAAGDMLTRLVPDIKKTAALVEEISSACREQDIGASQINSAIQQLDKVIQMNAAAAEQMSTTSEELTGQAEQLQHTISYFHLDDSSRVPAAIPTGWMHRPERALPAPGRTSGRRGAGKESGRKLLSSGGGKSKGYTLDLDDDDEHFQKY
- a CDS encoding purine-binding chemotaxis protein CheW, with the translated sequence MKPSSDSLKSLIIGVAGDLFAIPVHVVCDILDLLPVTGVPTARPFVNGLINVRGRVVPLMDLGMKIGLTGAITTPDSRFVVIEQEIDGEETLVALRADKVHEVAEFELVMSEEIPRIGMRCRSEFIRAVGRRQGRFVMVLDLERVFASD
- a CDS encoding chemotaxis protein CheA; its protein translation is MNILSGDPSDIFRQEADELFIQLETALLDLETAPEDKETIASAFRALHTIKGSGAMFGFEALAKFTHHVETVFDRVRNGEVPVTPALVGVTLEARDYMRLLIDAPGQVSAGAGDAILAHLDRVVRGQGDAAPRRVPPPEPRAAAPKPPPPPVLSNGYRIRFILPENAFVLGSNPVTMIREMLEMGTGKVRCDASDVPGLDALDPDRCYLRWELELVTGQPVEAIEDVFLFIRNETRLHIEPLSATPDPAPPKPEMGSVEPVVQSVDSSMVDSRPAASLPVQPVPAVSSPAGKPTIESVVKVNSDRINGLMNQVGELVIVQSRLKQIAHSSTEELSVVSLRAVVEEMGRLVSELRETTKGIRMVPIGSLFSRFRRVVRDLSRELGKQVRLDTRGEETELDKTMVESLNDPLVHLIRNAMDHGIESSEARLAAGKSPEGTLLLTATHVGGQVLITVDDDGKGLNLNRIRAKAEERGLLAPGSDISDGDLAQLIFHPGFSTAQAVTGISGRGVGMDVVKKSIDALRGSVEVFSQSGEGCRVVLRLPLTLAIIDGLLLKVGEERYIVPLSNVDAIVELADAMVEHAGGDGNNFLFIRDELVPFLHLRDLFAVMGEPPPHEKVVIVVVGKRRVGLVVDQILGDHQTVIKSLSRVHADVKSFSGATILGDGRVALILEIDHLIEFGQHREERLREALHPSGRRVGHETLVR